The Malus domestica chromosome 10, GDT2T_hap1 genome contains a region encoding:
- the LOC114827404 gene encoding mogroside I-E synthase-like, with the protein MEKGQLRAYKAHCLILPYPSQGHINPMLQFAKLLDHKEVRVTLVTTRFLYKTMHSSGSSCAAWETISDGFDDTGKGDTNIDIYLERFWQVGSKTLAKLLEKLSNSGSPVDCVVYDAFMPWPLDVAKKLGIAGAVFFTQSCAVDNVYYHVHRGLLKLPLADGQSQILLPGLPALDPLDLPSFVSDCGSCPAVYRMLVGQLSNVDKADWALCNTFYDLEEQVVDWMAKLWRLRTVGPTIPSNYLNKRLKDDKEYSVNLFKSDNDACIKWLNERPKGSVAYVSFGSLAELEDEQMEELAWGLRRSKSSFLWVVRESEATKVPKGFIEETSEKGLVVSWCPQMEVLAHEAVGCFVTHCGWNSTLEALSLGVPMVALPQWSDQHTNAKYIMDVWEVGVRAPTDEKGVVRQVLVKQCISEVMEGERGKEIQKNAAKWKELARKAVDEGGSSDKNIDEFIAKLQTQS; encoded by the exons atggagaaaggACAGCTGAGAGCCTACAAAGCTCACTGCTTGATCTTACCCTATCCGAGCCAAGGCCACATTAATCCGATGCTCCAATTTGCCAAGCTTCTAGATCACAAAGAAGTGAGAGTCACACTCGTGACGACTCGCTTTCTCTACAAGACAATGCACAGTTCAGGATCGAGTTGCGCAGCTTGGGAGACCATCTCCGATGGCTTCGATGATACTGGGAAAGGGGACACAAACATAGACATCTATTTGGAGAGGTTCTGGCAAGTGGGGTCAAAAACCTTGGCCAAGCTTCTTGAGAAGCTTTCGAATTCAGGGTCCCCCGTGGATTGTGTTGTCTATGATGCATTCATGCCTTGGCCTTTGGATGTTGCCAAGAAGCTTGGAATAGCAGGGGCAGTTTTCTTCACTCAGTCTTGTGCCGTTGACAATGTCTACTACCATGTCCACAGAGGGCTGTTGAAGCTTCCTCTTGCTGATGGTCAGTCTCAAATTTTGCTTCCCGGGTTGCCAGCGCTTGATCCTTTGGACTTGCCATCGTTTGTTTCCGATTGTGGATCTTGCCCAGCTGTCTACAGAATGCTTGTGGGTCAGTTGTCGAATGTCGACAAAGCTGATTGGGCCCTGTGCAACACCTTTTATGACTTGGAAGAACAA GTGGTCGATTGGATGGCTAAGCTTTGGCGATTGAGGACCGTTGGACCAACTATACCGTCCAACTACTTGAATAAGCGACTCAAAGATGACAAAGAATACAGTGTCAACCTCTTCAAATCAGACAATGATGCTTGCATAAAATGGCTAAACGAGAGGCCAAAAGGTTCCGTAGCTTATGTATCGTTTGGCAGCCTAGCAGAACTCGAAGATGAACAAATGGAGGAGCTGGCTTGGGGCTTGAGGAGGAGCAAAAGTAGTTTCTTGTGGGTGGTTAGAGAATCAGAAGCAACCAAGGTCCCAAAAGGGTTTATCGAGGAGACATCCGAGAAGGGTTTAGTGGTTTCGTGGTGCCCCCAAATGGAGGTTTTGGCTCACGAGGCGGTTGGATGCTTCGTCACACATTGCGGTTGGAACTCAACTTTGGAGGCTTTGAGTTTGGGGGTTCCGATGGTGGCATTGCCACAGTGGAGTGACCAGCATACGAATGCCAAGTACATTATGGATGTGTGGGAAGTAGGGGTTAGAGCTCCAACTGATGAGAAAGGGGTTGTAAGACAAGTACTAGTAAAACAATGTATAAGTGAAGTAATGGAGGGGGAGAGAGGGAAAGAAATACAGAAGAACGCTGCGAAATGGAAAGAATTGGCCCGTAAAGCTGTGGATGAAGGCGGAAGCTCTGACAAAAACATCGACGAGTTTATTGCAAAATTGCAGACCCAAAGCTAG